cataacataaataattaattgattttttaaacattacaattaaaaaatgttcactagcactactttttcaTGCTagtgaattgaaattttattatcacTACGTTTTTTCAAtggtaattaaaaagtaatggtAATGCTTAAAGATACAacactgtatatatatatatatatatatattcttgatcagggtcaacagccgagtcgattgagccatgtccgtttTTGGATAGGAcgtctatatcatatagctgccataagaacgatagatcgaaaattaagttttagtatgaacaacatcttggttttttaagatatatcgaccaatctgacacaaaatacatctgggctggtattatatatcctgcccaaatttggttcaaatcggaccactataccATATAGCTACCAAagagacgctcagtcgaaaatgaagttttagtatgtaaAAGTTCTatgtttttttagatatctcaaccaaactgatagaatttgcatctgggctggtattatacatactgaccaaatttggttaaaatcggtccactatatcatatagctgcaatagagacgctcaatcaaaaatgaagtcttagtatgagatatcttaaccaaactgatataatatgcatctatgtatgtttattgttgcttttgattCCAAATTtatctatgttttttttttggctttatgGTTTGGCTAATTGCAACAGGTGCTGAAGCTAAAGTCCACAGATATATCAAACTAATAAAATCTTAATGGCAACCACACGCCAGGcccatcatcagcatcagcatcagcttcagcttcattatcagcttcagtttcagctcgTTATAAAGTCGCTCTCGATTGCATGCGAGGCAATTAGAAGTTTGTTGGCCTGCGAGACTGAAGAGACTGTAGAGAGACGGCAAACACATAACAAATTGTTGTAATAATACTcgttaaaaaaagttatgttTGTCTTTAGCTTGAACAACAAATCATTTCACATTTCCACTCGACGAACGGGTTCATTAAACCGTCGTCAACTGAGACTCGAAGTGTAACTAAAAGCATAAGATTCGAATAGACCGCAGAATTCAGCGCAACTTGGCTTCCGTTCTCAGCTTTGGCACTGTCACCAGTCACCACCACTCACCAGTCACCAGTTGCTCCGTGTGGCTAAGCTTACATAACTCGTCCCACAGCCCATCTCAGCCCAGTCTTAACCATAGCTCAGCGAACCGCGAACCAATCTCAAGTGTCATGTTATGGCTTTTTCCCGcatctttcaatttttgtcgCCCTGCCCCATGTGGCATAATTGTATTGTAATCGCAGCGCCCTTTCTTCTGACCCGTCCGTATCTTCAGTTCTTCAGTGgttgtgtgtgcttgtttttctttcttttttttgttgtgcgtgtgtatctGGAAATCTGTTTGCCTTAACTCTGCGCTTTGTGTCGGCTCATGTTGATCACTGTTTGTTTAGTTtccatttgttgttattgttgttctggCCTCGAGGAAGTTGAATCTGCATGAACTCAGCAAAATCCCACACAGCTTGCGTGTGTGTTTATCTTGTGGATTTGTCGGACGACATGTTTTCGGGCAATCTTCAGTGAGTGGTGAAAGAGCAAACAAATCCTGTGCAGAGTTTTGGCAACACGTTGCATGACACCTGGCATTTGGTTCCCATAGAGACAGCTGCTCGTAATTAATTATAGCCAaggcttaaatatttttatattaatatcacAAGATGGGATCTTAACTAGCCCATTAAATTCTGTTCTCACAGCAACACACCTCGTACTAACGGCATTGGCGGCTATTGCCAAAGCGCATTTAGAACGAAACCAAAGTAAAGCAAAACGTAACGAGTCAAAAATAGGTAGGGGGAAGGGGGCCTTCAATTAAGGCGTCTACCTGTCCGTTAAGCCGACTAGCATGGAACAAGTAATGCACGAAGCTTGAACTCTTTTGGGTGGGTCACTTCCAGCACCACCTGAACCACCGCTGCGGTTGGTTGCGTTTCATATATGCATCTTGTCGTCcccaaagacaacaacaacaacaacaagagcaacaacaagagcaataacaacaattgttgcttaacaacaaacataaaatgtttaattctTAGTAACACAAACATATTTCTTGTATTTCCCCTCTCTTTTATCCACTCTTCTCTCTCCGGGAAGTGGCAACTCCCCCGTTCCCATCCACGAAcgtttttagttcagcttgaGCGAATTGGTGCTCGAATTCCATGTAAATGcatttatgtacattgtacatccAGCCAAAACAGGTGGAGATATGTTTGAAAGTTTTaccaagaagaagaaataagAAAAGCTATCTAAACGAAGTCCATTAAAAAACAGTCGTTTTTGATATAATAGTGAAATAATCGATGGTtaatagtataaaaataaaatatcaagaaGTTGTGTCTTATTGAGGTTTaatcatttaacaaaaatacaatttgtttgttacAGATGCTCACGACTCATTCGTAAAATTACTGAAATTGATCTTCAAGATTTaacatattaacatttaaGCTATTTAATCAAAGCCCAACCAAGaaccatttatattttttaactttataaaaatacaagtatttgataattattataatgaaataCTTTACACAAGATTAACTTAAGTTTTAGCTCTGAGTTATCTGCTCTGCACAATGCATAAGTTTTCCTAAAAGAAGttcgattatttttaataaaaaattaatgaaaattatgtagcttaaatatttattgtaataatacagatttttttaatgatgtcTGACTGACAGATATCTAGATAAGAGAATTTAGAACACAGcttctttaaattttcgaataaactttgaattaatttaaattgttatgaaaacaatattttttgaaatcgaGTTGTAAATTCAAACTTGTGGTTTATTCATATTGCTTTATTattcacaaaatataattacaatttttaaaatttcaacttatttttagctagacaataaataaattgttatttaatataaattccggcttatttaatttaagcgtGCTTGACTtctagttaaataatttataaattttgtattatatgtTTGTAAATCGGTGTGtagattataaataaaaatacttaaaaatccagtatatttacataataataatagtgaTAGATATTATTGGCTCTTTATTGCcttttatctttattattcttaaaatcgTTTAGAAGGCATGGTAGTCTTCTTTATAAGTAGtgacttattatatatatataatttttttttttaatatttaaagcttgGCGTAGGGTTGTCACTTCCTTTTGGTTGCCTTGttgtgttttattgttttgtgccTTGTATTTGCCTCGTTGTCATTTGTGAAGTGGAAAAACTCCCACAATAATTGTATCTTTTGTTGCTGcgatggttgttgttgtagcaatCACATTCACAagtcacatacatatatgcacatatgtgAGTAGGTAAACTATGTGTCTGCATTATACTTCCtgatgtgtgagtgtgagtgttgtGATTATGCGTGAGGCCTTAAGTTATGATAAATTATGAGGCCCGCCTTGTGGTGAAAGTGCCAATTGTGTTGTAGGCGAATTCTTACCCAGAGACAGATTTCCTATTTCTTATTAACAATTGTTGCCTTGgcatttccattttaatttccatttttatttccatttgcaGCACCAGCATTGAAACTACGCATAGATCAAATCCCAGAGATTTTCGTCGACTCCAACGGCCACGCATTGCCAACGATATTGCCAACTACATTTACAAGATGGAGCCCAAATTGTTGTAAGACGCAGTTGCTCTCTCAtcgcatccacatccacattcgcatctgtatctgtatctgtatctgtatctgtaactgcATTCGCATTTGTACAAAGAAGCATATGACCACAATCCATAACTCATAACGTACATAATCCATTGATCCAGACTGTAATCCGACTCGGATTCGTCGACAGGAAACAGTTGCTGTTGAAGAATCATCAGGACGCCATTTACCAAACCCAATCGCAGTTCCAGtgccaatcccaatcccaatcccaatctcTGTGTGTGCCAATGGCCGACAGTCGGGAGCGCATTCGTGGTCCGTCGCGAGATGGACGCGAATTCCTGACGAGTCCTCGCCAGGTCCTGCGTCGCCTCATGCTGCTCTCGGAGGGACGACAGTATCGGGAGGCGGCGGGAGTTGTCGGACGTCTGGGTCCATCGGTGTTGCATTCAGTGATTGCCGAGCTGCCCATTGATCTGTTGCTGGAGCACTTGCCACACAGCGCATATCTGCTGGAGTCGTTCTACACAAGGTGAGTTGTGTAGTTCCAACCAGGAATCGCAAAtaagacttaatttaattataacaattagTTCGATCTCGTAttattcgatttaaaaaaaatataaagtaattataaaattttactaattcaatataacttttatttaaaataatattttgaaaattaaaagtaaaaattatttttcctttgatttttttttaaatgaaaaaaatagttattttttagatttgatTATGGTTATTCACATGGGTCCTTGAAGGACCtgtgataaatataaaaggtATTAAGCCACATATCGTAATTGTTTTAACATTATTTCGAAATACACCACttgctttaaaaaatgtttacatacatttatcttaaaagttatttttaaataataatattttgaaaattataagtaaaaattatttttcctttgatttttttttaaatggaaaaaatagttattttttagatttgatTATGGTTATTCACATGGGTCCTTGAAGGACCtgtgataaatataaaaggtATTAAGCCACATATCGTAATTGTTTTAACATTATTTCGAAATACACCACttgctttaaaaaatgtttacatacatttatcttaaaagttatttttaaattttattgaaatgcttaaaaaaaaatttttaatttttaaaatagtaaaaaaaatttataaataaattttctaaaaatttaaatttatttattattttatcatatactttattttgattgaaaaataatagcttaaactaaatttataataaaaataagtaatttttacAATCCCTGATACCAACTGGTTTTTTGAATGCCCTTCTGCCCTTGCAGGTTGACCACGCTGAACACAACACCGAAACCGGATGTGCCCAGCGAAACAGTTGCCTGGCAGCTGGTGCGCCTCTTTGCCAATCCCCACGAGTCTGGCCTGAGGCAGCGCTGCTCCAAGTTGCTGCACGCCCTGGCTCAGTATGAGCCGGGACTGCGTCAGACGCTGAGGGAGCGTCGGAGGAGCTTTGACAATGCCGTTCAAGGCTTGGGAGTTCATGGCCTGACCACAGATGTCTCTGGTCAGTTGATTTCCCTGCACGTGGCGCTGAAGACGGAGCTGCAGCGACACGTGGACACCTACAAGATGGCCATACACAAGCTGGAGGAGCTGAGCATGGTGACTGTCAACCAGGATCCGGCACACTCCTCCCATCAGCGTTTGCTGGCCATCAACTATGGCGATATTCAACAGCGTCTAATCGATAACAAAACACTGCTGACCATGTTGGATAAGCCAGCCCTGAAGCAGCTCTACACCCTGGTCGAGAATCTCAGCACACGTGTGGAGAACGACAAGGATGTGTTGTCCTGTGTGGGCCAAGTGAAGCGTCTCGATTCCCAAGCGCACATTGAGAAGCGTCCGGCTGCCGGTCTCCTCATGAACTTCTCTCGAGGCTGCGAGGTGGTGCTCCATCTGATGGGACCCGACAGCTTGCCACCCAGCCCAGTGGCAGTCAACaaagccacagcaacaagcaCGGCAGCAATCCCAGCAACAATCACAGCCactggcagcaacagcagctgcagcgatGGTTATCACTCGGATGACTCGGCCAGTGAGGATGGCAggtaagaagaagaagaggctGTAGATCTAAAGATCAAAGACCTGTTTTCTCTTCGAGCTGCCACTTGACATGGTTCAATTGTGCTGTCACCCACACTCCACACACTCACCTACTCTCACTTATTGCCTACGctttcatctctctctctctctcgctctctctctgtgctCCACAGCGAAATGGTGTCACACTATCGCAATCTCTACATCGAGAATCGAGCGGACGCTTTGGAGGCATTGGACAGCTTGCCACAGCTGAAGCATGCGCACAGTCTGAAGGGCAAGATACTTTTCTCCATGATTGTGGTGAGTTCATAGGCTGATACCCTGCACCCACCCGAAATTGGGTATTATAACTCTGTGTATGAATATCATGTAGAAAATGAACTGCAAGCTTTTTGTTTGTAACATACAAATCTTtgttcatatttataattattcaaatttctttaaattctattttaagttttatcaaaattttttgaaaccaaatgctttgtttatatttttatgtttttctcatctttataatatttatatctttacCAAGTCTTCTTTTCTACGGCACACTTTTGAGCAGTTTTTCAGCTATTATATATATCTCTTAATATTTGCTCTTTTTTTGCCATATTTGTAAAGATGAGCACTTCAGTTCATCAATGATTTTAGGGACTATAATTGAAGTACCACTGCATTTCGAAATATACATACTAGATTTggaacttttatttattaacatatcaataaattaaaaattctaaaaaggTATAGTGATCGTATACTTTAttagaatatatgtataatactCTAGAATCTAGACTCTAGATCATTATGTTTCTGTCTTTACAATCACTCAATATGAGTGCTTTTATTACAGTCAAAAGATTTCAGAAAAATAAAGTCTAGATTCTTAGaagctatatattttattaaacctTAGTATatattcacttttttttttagttaggtAGTAGTTagtcataattttattaatcggTAGAGAGATTAAAGCTGTGCAAAGGCGCTTAAAAAGCAGCTTGTAAATAGCAAAGAATCTAATCACAGGGTATTTCCACGTTCAGCACTAAAAATTAGagcagtttatttaatttcataagtTGAATCGAAATTGAAACTTTAGAAATGATCATATTGATTATGTTGTTGGCTGGGAAGCAACTTGAAGACAGCCAGGAGGCAATGCAGTTGGGTAGCAAATTGTTATTAcaacttattaattttagcaGCGATGCTGATTAAGATTGTGGCACTGATAAAAAGGCATAGAAGAAAGTAAAATGTCGCCTTGGGGCGTTGAGAGATTACGTTGGCGAACTGGAGCTGCTGCTTTAAAAGTTGTGGATTAATAACTTTCGATCTTCGTGCTGCATAGAGACAAGTGGCAAGATGAATGACACCGTCAATTGGCCGGATCAGCTGGTTTCGGTTTGGGTTTGATGCCAGAGCCGTGGGCAGTTATTGAACCATTGCTAATGATTGGCATATTTCATACCTTTATCACTCTCTCTTATTCCCTCTCTTCTTctcattttttctttcttctgcAGCTTTCTTTTCGCCTGTGCCACGGCATGCGGGAACGCAAGGTGCTGGAGGTGCGCCGTGTACTCAACTGCGCACTGGACAGCAGCAGTGAGACGACCCTCGCCCTGGATCGATCAGTACGTCATCATCTGCATGAGACAACTGATTGCTTTCCTCTGGGCGAGATCGAGCGATCCGTGTTCAACCAGGTGCTGTCAACGCTGCATGAATACCCCTGCCTGGAATCATGTCCTCCATTAACGCACTTTGTCAGCGCCTGCGTGAGACTCGCTTGGCGCATGATCAATCAGAAGGCGCCCTATTATCTGGATACGGATTTCAATCTGGGTAAGCAGTGCATCAGTCAGATTATGAAAGTCTTAAAACGGTAGaatggtttctttttattatcatgttagaaataatttataaaatgtccAGATTTTTCATTATCGATAATTATCGATTTATTTAACCTGATTCAGCatcatattaaagttgttaaaaattgatagtgatgttgatatttttaaa
The genomic region above belongs to Drosophila innubila isolate TH190305 chromosome 3R unlocalized genomic scaffold, UK_Dinn_1.0 2_E_3R, whole genome shotgun sequence and contains:
- the LOC117792393 gene encoding uncharacterized protein LOC117792393; its protein translation is MADSRERIRGPSRDGREFLTSPRQVLRRLMLLSEGRQYREAAGVVGRLGPSVLHSVIAELPIDLLLEHLPHSAYLLESFYTRLTTLNTTPKPDVPSETVAWQLVRLFANPHESGLRQRCSKLLHALAQYEPGLRQTLRERRRSFDNAVQGLGVHGLTTDVSGQLISLHVALKTELQRHVDTYKMAIHKLEELSMVTVNQDPAHSSHQRLLAINYGDIQQRLIDNKTLLTMLDKPALKQLYTLVENLSTRVENDKDVLSCVGQVKRLDSQAHIEKRPAAGLLMNFSRGCEVVLHLMGPDSLPPSPVAVNKATATSTAAIPATITATGSNSSCSDGYHSDDSASEDGSEMVSHYRNLYIENRADALEALDSLPQLKHAHSLKGKILFSMIVLSFRLCHGMRERKVLEVRRVLNCALDSSSETTLALDRSVRHHLHETTDCFPLGEIERSVFNQVLSTLHEYPCLESCPPLTHFVSACVRLAWRMINQKAPYYLDTDFNLGFLRPEKHERHPQSDRRSDLIKAFLWPALMQNNQCAFKAVVAT